Proteins encoded by one window of Bubalus bubalis isolate 160015118507 breed Murrah chromosome 4, NDDB_SH_1, whole genome shotgun sequence:
- the CDPF1 gene encoding cysteine-rich DPF motif domain-containing protein 1 isoform X4: MMACETERTPLGVFKCQLCALTAPYSYQGRQPPDSQSVVLLEESYVMRDPFTPDKGRFLVVGSRCSICGRLVCVGPECSLFYSKRFCLPCVQDNVDAFPQEIQQDLEKRKVPSTRPASQRSSQP; encoded by the exons ATGGCGTGTGAGACAGAGCGAACCCCCCTGGGTGTGTTCAAGTGCCAGCTCTGTGCCTTAACAGCTCCATACAGCTACCAGGGGCGGCAGCCCCCTGACAGCCAGTCTGTCGT CCTCCTGGAGGAGAGCTACGTGATGAGGGACCCCTTCACCCCCGACAAGGGCAGATTCCTGGTCGTCGGCTCGAGATGCAGCATTTGCGGCAGGCTGGTGTGTGTGGGCCCG GAATGCAGTTTATTCTACTCCAAGAGATTTTGCCTCCCCTGTGTCCAGGACAACGTGGATGCTTTCCCTCAGGAAATTCAGCAAGacttggagaaaaggaaagtccCCTCCACGAGGCCTGCCAGCCAGCGCAGTTCTCAACCATGA